The Amycolatopsis sp. QT-25 genomic sequence CCTGCTTCTCAAGTGGCGCGGCGAAGGCGCCGAGAGTTACATCCAGGGTCTCGTGAACACCTATTCCCGCGTGGGCACCAAACTCACCGTGCTGGAAGCGGACATCGTGGCCGCGCGGGACGCCATCGCGACCGCGCGGGCCGACTTGAGCGCTCTCGCCTCGTCCTTCCTGACCGCCGCGGAAAAGTACCGGGAAGACCAGGAACGTCAGGACGAATCCGCCCTGATGAAGGCGGTGGCGGCGGGGTTCGCCGGCGCTGTCGCCGCCTTGCTCGTGGCGGCCGTGCCGCCCGTCGGCGCCACTTTGACCGCGGCGACCTTCTTCACCACCGCGAACGGGGTCCAGGTCGCCGGTGCCGCGGCTGGTGCCGGGCTCTCCACGCTGGTCTCCGAGAACGCCTCGATCATCGGGGACAGTCCCGAAACCATTTACAACAGCTTCCACGACGGCGTGGTCAACATCAGGGAAGGCATGTTCCGCGCCACGGAGTCGCTGATCTCGAAGATCAACGTCGAGATCAACAACCTGCCGATCGTTCCCGACCCGCCGGACGTCAGCCCTGGCGCGAGCTTCGACCCCGGCAACTTCGAAACCGAGAACACCGACAAGGGAACGGAAAAGCGGGTCCGGGACCAGAACGTCGACATCTCGAACGACGGCAGGATCCAGGAACCGCCGCGGGAACTGGCACCACTCGAATAACGGATGGTGGGGTCTCCCGGCTCAGGGGCCCCACCGCTCAAGGAGCAAACGTGGCCGACAAACCGGCGCCCAGGAAACCGGCCGACGACCGGCAAGCGATGCTCGAGTCCTTGGCCACCTTGTCGGTGGACGCGTCCTCACCGGACGGCGCCGTCTCCGTTTCGGTCAACACCGACGGCGTGATGACCCGGCTCAGAGTGAGCGAAGCCGTGTCGCGGATGTCGCCCGCCGAAATCGCGGACGCCGTCATGCGGACCTATCAGGAAGCGCAGCAAGGATCCGCGAAGCGCAGTGCGAAGCTGATGGCGCCGATCGGCAACGCCGGGTACATCACGGACAGGCTCCGGTGGCGGCTCGGCTTCACCCCGGCGTTCCAGCAGACCGAGGAAACCGGCACGCCGGATTCCCCGGTCTCGCGCCGGACCTCGGCGGTCATCGAGAACGTGGTGCTCAAAAATCGTTCGGAAGAACCGGCCGGGCCCGCCAAGGACGAGCCCGAACCGGCGGAATCCGACGACCAGTACTACGAGCAAGGTCTGCGGTACCGGCCTTCCTGGTAGTACTGCCACCACCGGCTTGAGGCTGTGACCAGTAGCGGTAACTCATCGACCGTGAGCCTTCGGGCTCCGATTCACGAGTTGGTGAGCTGCCAGCGCATGGTGGGCGCGACGGAGAATCCTCGACGTGTCAGGTTGTCCGCGAAGTCCCTTTGCTTGGACGCGATCCCGTGGACCAGCATCACGTCACGGGCGCCGACCTCGGTGACGATCGACGACAGGCCGCGCCGGTCGGCGTGTGCCGACAGCCCGAACTTCGCGACCCGTGCGTTGACCTTGAGCTCTTCGCGGTCGAGCACGAACGTGGCCTGCCTGCTGGCATCGGCTAGCTCGAGCAGCTCGAACCCGGGGGAGTCCTCATCCTGATAGCCGGCGATCAACAGGGCGGCGTCCGAGTCCGGCAGAATCGAGCGTGCCCAGGTGACCGCAGGGCCCGCAGTCAACATCCCGGACGTAGTCACGATGACTCCGCGCCGGAACGTGCGCAAGAGCTGCTGTCGTTCCCATGGCCGCACCGCCGATACCTGCTCACCATAGATCTTCAGCGGTCGCGCTGTCCCGGCGGTCTGCTCCTCATAGATTCTCGCGATGTCCTTGGCCATCCCGTCGATGAGAACCGGCACGTCCGGCAGCCGATTACGCAGAGTCAGTGCGACCTCCTGCGCGCGCCCGAGCGCGAACGCCGGTACGAGGACCCGCCCGCCGGTCGCCGCCGAGTCGCCGACTGTCTCCGCCACCATCCGTACGAACTTCTCGACCTCGGCGTCCCGGTTCGAGCGTTGGTGCCCGCAGTACGTCGACTCGATGACCAGTAGGTCCGATCCGCGGGCCGCGTCCGGCACGACCAGACCGGGCACGCTCGCCTGCTCCAGGTCGGACACGTCCCCGGTGACCGTGATCCGATTCGGACCGGCCGACACGACCACACCGGCCGCACCGAGAATGTGCCCGGCAGGGAACAGCATGATCGTGACTCCAGCCGCGATCTCAATGGTCCGGCCGCACTGAACCTCACGGATACGACGCTGTGCGTCATGAACCTGTGCTTGCCCGTACGGCGGCTCCGTCAATGGTTCGTCGCTCTCGACATGATCACCACGGGCCCGGTCGAACACGCGAACCGAGTCATTCCACATCGTCGGCAGGATCGCCGCGGTCTCCGGAGTGCAGATCACCGGCATGTTCGGGTACTTGTGGGTCAGCGCCGGTACGTACCCGGCGTGATCGTTGTGGGCGTGCGTGATCACGATCGCGTCGATCGGCCCTTTCAAGGCCACATCGATGTGTTCTGGCCCGGCCCGGTCGACGGGCTTCTTGGGACGCATACCGGCATCGACGAGGATCCTGACATCGCCGACGCTGACCAACATGCAAGAGCCTCCGATGTCGGTGCCGCCGCCCAAGGGCGTCAGCGCGATCTCGCGCGGTTCGCCGACCCAGACGTGCTCGATCGGTGCGGGCGGCGCGAGCAGCGCATCGAGGGCCGAGAGCAGCGAGTCCGGTGCCACATCGACCTGAGCGAGTACGGCGGCAACCCGCGGGGCGACCAAGCCCGCTGGTGCCTGGGAATCGGCTGCGGCTTCACGTTCGCGCGGATCGACATCGACGTCGTTGACCACAGAAGTCTCGGCCGGTGCCGGAAGGATCGCAGCCTTCAACAGGGCCGCCGCGGCAGGCACGTCCTTGGCCAGCCCTGCAACATGGGCTCGCTCGGCAGCCAGTTCGGCTCGCAAAGCCTCGATGACGGCCAGCGACTCATCCCGATCGTCTTCGGCAGCTTCAAGATCGCGACGTAACCGATCAGCTTCCGTGCGGGCGTAGTCTCGTTGTGCCTTCGCCCGGTCACGAGCCGCACGCGTCTCGGCCAGGCGTCGGTCGAACCGTTCCCGCAGCCGCTGCGTGGCGATCGGATCTCCCGGTATCCGTCCACGCCCGCTGCTGGTTGCGGACTGCCCGTTTTCGACTGCCGGCTTCGTGACGGCCTTGGCACGGCCCCGGGGTGTCCGCAACGCACGAGGATCCCGTAGAGCTTGTGCCGCGTCGGCGCTCTCGGCCGAGTTCTCGCCAAGCAGGGCCAACAAGCGCGGATGCGTGTCAGCCAACTTGTCGCGATAGTTCAGCGCGAGCTCGGCCCGCAGAGAGGGCACTCTCGCGATGAGGTCCAGCAACTCGGATCGGTTGACACGCGCGAATTCACGAAAGTCGATTTGCCGATCGAGGTATGCAGACGATTTCAGGGCAGCCTGGGCCGCGTCGAGGACCAGCGCATCGAGCAGCTGCACCGCAGCTTGGCTCATCCGTTCACCCGCCTGGTGGCGTTGACCATGACCCGCTCGAGCCGGAACTGCCCGTCATCAGGCGATCCGACTACGACACCCAGGACACGCAGCACCTCGACAACATCTGCCATGTCGGAGTACCCGGCGGTGGCCAGCGCGGTCGGGGTGAGCGCAGCCGAGGCGTCCTCACCGCTTTCACCGTGAAGTGTGAGGTAGTCCGCGAGCGTGTCGAGGTCGGACGGCTCGTCCGCGTTCCACACCAGGAAGTCCCATGCCTGGCTCAGCGTGGCACTGCTGCGGACTCCGGCGGCCTCGACGAGCTCACGGGAGCGCTCGACGTCCTCCAATTGGAGTTTGACCTTACTCAACGGGTCGGACGCCCAGCTCGAACCGTG encodes the following:
- a CDS encoding YbaB/EbfC family nucleoid-associated protein: MADKPAPRKPADDRQAMLESLATLSVDASSPDGAVSVSVNTDGVMTRLRVSEAVSRMSPAEIADAVMRTYQEAQQGSAKRSAKLMAPIGNAGYITDRLRWRLGFTPAFQQTEETGTPDSPVSRRTSAVIENVVLKNRSEEPAGPAKDEPEPAESDDQYYEQGLRYRPSW
- a CDS encoding MBL fold metallo-hydrolase, which translates into the protein MSQAAVQLLDALVLDAAQAALKSSAYLDRQIDFREFARVNRSELLDLIARVPSLRAELALNYRDKLADTHPRLLALLGENSAESADAAQALRDPRALRTPRGRAKAVTKPAVENGQSATSSGRGRIPGDPIATQRLRERFDRRLAETRAARDRAKAQRDYARTEADRLRRDLEAAEDDRDESLAVIEALRAELAAERAHVAGLAKDVPAAAALLKAAILPAPAETSVVNDVDVDPREREAAADSQAPAGLVAPRVAAVLAQVDVAPDSLLSALDALLAPPAPIEHVWVGEPREIALTPLGGGTDIGGSCMLVSVGDVRILVDAGMRPKKPVDRAGPEHIDVALKGPIDAIVITHAHNDHAGYVPALTHKYPNMPVICTPETAAILPTMWNDSVRVFDRARGDHVESDEPLTEPPYGQAQVHDAQRRIREVQCGRTIEIAAGVTIMLFPAGHILGAAGVVVSAGPNRITVTGDVSDLEQASVPGLVVPDAARGSDLLVIESTYCGHQRSNRDAEVEKFVRMVAETVGDSAATGGRVLVPAFALGRAQEVALTLRNRLPDVPVLIDGMAKDIARIYEEQTAGTARPLKIYGEQVSAVRPWERQQLLRTFRRGVIVTTSGMLTAGPAVTWARSILPDSDAALLIAGYQDEDSPGFELLELADASRQATFVLDREELKVNARVAKFGLSAHADRRGLSSIVTEVGARDVMLVHGIASKQRDFADNLTRRGFSVAPTMRWQLTNS